A region from the Rosa rugosa chromosome 6, drRosRugo1.1, whole genome shotgun sequence genome encodes:
- the LOC133713436 gene encoding TMV resistance protein N-like isoform X1, whose amino-acid sequence MASTSSRRQWKYDVFLSFRGEDTRYNFTGHLYSALNRKGILTFRDDAVLEKGKSIGPELLAAIEESRSAIVIISENYASSSWCLDELVKIIQCMNELGQQVFPVFYGVDPSAVRHQRGNFELKWEHQVEVEVREHEEVYGKNEDRLYAWRAALTEVANLSGWVLKNFRYDPNIIEEIVNHMQKKSVYTSSSVDKGFIGMDSRVGDLLSNYICPQLGGEVRFIGIHGMRGIGKTTLALAIHDEICQDFDRTCFLSNVREMSKNNGLVSQQEKLLSKILMAKVENIEEEYTGAAMIERRLCRIKVLVVIDDVDQLTQLEKLAGSRNWFGPGSRIIITTTDVQLLNAHDVDATYKANGLNCDEALQLLSLKAFKKCPPPEDYLHLCYHIIGYAKGLPLALVVLGSFLFGRSADEWASAIDRLKSTPDKRIIEVLRISFDGLDEKDREIFLHIACFYKGKDKDRVTQILDYCQLNPVIGLSVLADRSLITISNNELLMHDLLQELGWEIVREQSPKEPGKRSRLWSHEDINNVLKKNKGTDSIQGMVMELTKLQVAHWKPEAFTNLSQLGLLHIRNVDLPKGLTCLSSSLRLLEWTGYPLRSLPKKFEADELIELNLCHSNIKQLWKGTKNFDKLKFIKLCHSQNMVETPDLAGVQNLETLDLEGCSRLVRVHQSLGFLKKLIVLNLKDCKSLKSLPSRIEMESLETLILSNCSKVEKIPEFVGNMERLLVLCLDETAIEELPVSIERLTGLVTLNLSNCRNLVCLPSTINKLKSVENLNLSGCLKLGKHQVNVGEMDCFEETGVNSGSAIEMSSTHDRRKYVRGSIFHGCKVVCRSLNKLLPSGLVQKVNTEPKSFRLPISRKVNTEPTSFRLPISGLCNLTQLNLSNCNLGDGAFANEFGYFPSLVTLNLSGNNFVRLPSGIGLLSKLENFNLENCRRLQELSDLPSNSILDLRADGCTSLKYLFDASNLNRLNKSYFNFINCFNLNGNQGCNNIAFEMLKTFMYQGICNKRETFQIVIPGSNIHAWFSHQSVGCSLSVSLPVHWNNSRFLGFALCAVFVLRKHHLVDELYIDEFKTFNATHHLVCCLKLDGRKLEVYGRQPAFRFSEEFCQVESDHQWLFYVSRDKYFGTEWWHNSCSQLEFLFETRGPGLWVKECGVRLIYEQEVQELNQTTTQSSSRMSPYEDILIGFDIPVAGETSGTGSRTCTLEEL is encoded by the exons ATGGCGTCAACCTCTTCTCGTCGTCAATGGAAATACGATGTGTTTCTAAGTTTCAGGGGGGAAGATACCCGCTACAATTTTACCGGTCATCTGTATTCTGCACTAAATCGGAAAGGAATTCTCACCTTTCGGGATGACGCAGTGCTTGAGAAAGGAAAATCCATTGGACCTGAACTTTTGGCGGCAATTGAGGAGTCTAGATCTGCGATTGTCATTATCTCGGAGAACTATGCTTCTTCGTCatggtgcttggatgaactCGTCAAGATTATTCAATGCATGAATGAGCTGGGCCAACAAGTCTTCCCCGTCTTCTACGGCGTGGATCCTTCTGCTGTGCGGCACCAAAGGGGGAATTTTGAGCTCAAATGGGAACACCAAGTAGAAGTGGAAGTAAGGGAACATGAAGAAGTTTATGGGAAGAATGAGGACAGACTATATGCGTGGAGAGCTGCTCTGACAGAGGTGGCCAATCTTTCTGGCTGGGTTTTAAAAAATTTTCG ATATGATCCAAATATAATTGAGGAAATTGTTAATCATATGCAAAAGAAGTCCGTGTATACATCTTCAAGTGTTGACAAGGGCTTCATAGGAATGGATTCCCGCGTTGGTGATTTATTAAGCAATTACATATGTCCGCAGCTTGGTGGGGAGGTGCGTTTTATAGGGATCCATGGCATGCGGGGCATAGGTAAGACAACACTTGCTCTAGCTATCCATGATGAAATTTGTCAGGATTTTGACCGAACCTGCTTTCTTTCCAATGTTAGAGAAATGTCTAAAAACAATGGCCTAGTTTCTCAACAAGAAAAACTTCTTTCCAAAATCCTGATGGCAAAAGTTGAAAATATAGAGGAGGAATACACAGGAGCTGCTATGATAGAAAGGCGGTTGTGTAGAATAAAGGTGCTTGTTGTTATTGATGATGTGGATCAGTTGActcaattagaaaaattggctGGAAGTCGCAACTGGTTTGGTCCAGGGAGTAGAATTATCATAACCACCACAGATGTTCAGTTGTTAAACGCACATGATGTTGATGCTACATACAAGGCTAACGGGTTAAACTGTGATGAAGCGCTTCAACTTTTGAGTTTGAAGGCTTTTAAGAAATGTCCCCCACCAGAAGATTATTTGCATCTGTGCTACCATATTATAGGGTATGCTAAGGGGCTTCCGTTGGCTCTCGTGGTTTTAGGTTCTTTTCTATTTGGTAGAAGCGCTGATGAATGGGCAAGTGCAATAGATAGGCTAAAGAGCACACCAGATAAACGCATTATTGAGGTGCTTCGGATAAGTTTTGATGGACTGGATGAGAAAGACAGAGAAATATTCCTACATATTGCTTGCTTTTACAAGGGGAAGGATAAGGATCGTGTGACACAAATACTAGACTATTGCCAGCTAAACCCTGTCATTGGTTTGAGTGTTCTTGCTGATAGATCTCTCATAACTATCTCCAACAACGAACTGTTGATGCATGATTTGCTACAAGAATTGGGATGGGAAATTGTTCGTGAACAGTCTCCTAAAGAGCCAGGCAAACGTAGTAGATTATGGTCTCATGAAGACATCAACAATGTGCTGAAGAAAAATAAG GGAACAGATTCAATCCAAGGCATGGTAATGGAGTTGACTAAATTACAAGTGGCTCATTGGAAGCCAGAAGCCTTTACAAATTTGTCTCAACTTGGTCTTCTCCATATTCGTAATGTGGACCTTCCCAAAGGCCTCACTTGTCTTTCTAGTTCCTTGAGACTCCTCGAATGGACTGGGTATCCCTTAAGATCTCTCCCAAAAAAATTTGAAGCAGATGAACTTATTGAACTTAACTTGTGCCACAGCAACATTAAACAGCTTTGGAAGGGAACAAAG AATTTTGACAAGTTGAAGTTCATCAAACTCTGCCATTCTCAAAACATGGTGGAGACCCCAGACCTCGCAGGTGTTCAGAATCTTGAGACTTTAGATCTTGAAGGATGTTCTCGTTTGGTAAGAGTCCATCAATCCCTTGGATTTCTCAAAAAGCTTATTGTCCTGAATCTTAAAGACTGCAAAAGTCTCAAGAGTCTGCCAAGTAGAATTGAAATGGAATCTCTTGAAACATTAATTCTTTCTAACTGCTCAAAAGTTGAGAAGATTCCTGAGTTTGTTGGAAATATGGAACGTTTGTTGGTGCTTTGTCTTGATGAGACTGCCATTGAGGAACTGCCTGTTTCAATTGAACGGCTGACTGGCCTTGTGACATTGAATCTAAGCAACTGCAGAAATCTTGTTTGTCTTCCAAGCACCATCAATAAATTGAAGTCTGTTGAAAATCTTAATCTTTCTGGATGCTTGAAACTCGGAAAACATCAGGTAAATGTGGGGGAGATGGACTGTTTTGAGGAAACTGGTGTGAATAGTGGGTCTGCAATAGAAATGTCATCTACCCATGATCGCAGAAAATATGTGAGAGGTTCAATCTTTCATGGATGCAAAGTAGTTTGTCGATCTTTAAATAAGCTCTTGCCTTCTGGATTGGTGCAAAAAGTGAATACAGAGCCAAAGAGTTTCCGCTTGCCTATATCACGAAAAGTGAATACAGAGCCAACGAGTTTCCGCTTGCCTATTTCTGGTCTGTGTAATTTAACACAGCTGAACCTGAGTAATTGCAATCTTGGTGACGGAGCATTTGCCAACGAATTTGGTTACTTTCCCTCTTTGGTGACCTTGAATCTAAGTGGAAACAATTTTGTTCGCCTTCCTTCAGGCATTGGATTGCTTTCTAAGCTTGAGAACTTTAACTTGGAGAACTGCAGGAGACTTCAAGAGTTGTCAGACCTTCCATCAAATAGTATACTAGATTTAAGGGCAGATGGTTGTACTTCACTGAAATACTTGTTTGATGCATCAAATTTGAACAGATTAAACAAATcatatttcaatttcatcaattgcttcaatctaaatggcaatcaaggatgcaaTAACATAGCATTTGAAATGCTGAAGACATTCATGTATCAG GGAATCTGTAATAAGAGGGAAACGTTTCAAATTGTAATTCCTGGAAGTAATATTCATGCGTGGTTCAGCCATCAGAGTGTTGGCTGTTCATTAAGTGTATCTCTACCTGTACATTGGAATAACAGTCGGTTTTTGGGATTTGCTTTGTGTGCTGTTTTTGTACTCCGTAAGCACCATCTGGTGGATGAGCTTTATATAGATGAATTCAAGACTTTTAATGCAACACATCATCTTGTATGTTGCCTGAAGCTCGATGGAAGAAAATTGGAAGTATATGGCAGACAGCCTGCATTTCGCTTTAGTGAAGAATTTTGCCAGGTTGAATCAGATCACCAGTGGCTATTCTATGTATCTCGTGATAAATACTTTGGTACAGAGTGGTGGCATAACAGTTGCAGTCAGCTTGAGTTCTTATTTGAAACAAGAGGGCCGGGTCTGTGGGTGAAGGAGTGTGGAGTCCGTCTGATATATGAGCAAGAAGTGCAAGAGTTGAACCAAACAACCACTCAATCAAGCAGTAGGATGTCTCCTTATGAGGATATATTGATTGGTTTTGACATTCCAGTTGCAGGGGAAACCAGTGGCACTGGTAGCAGAACTTGCACGCTTGAAGAATTGTAG
- the LOC133713436 gene encoding TMV resistance protein N-like isoform X2, producing MSAAWWGGAFYRDPWHAGHREMSKNNGLVSQQEKLLSKILMAKVENIEEEYTGAAMIERRLCRIKVLVVIDDVDQLTQLEKLAGSRNWFGPGSRIIITTTDVQLLNAHDVDATYKANGLNCDEALQLLSLKAFKKCPPPEDYLHLCYHIIGYAKGLPLALVVLGSFLFGRSADEWASAIDRLKSTPDKRIIEVLRISFDGLDEKDREIFLHIACFYKGKDKDRVTQILDYCQLNPVIGLSVLADRSLITISNNELLMHDLLQELGWEIVREQSPKEPGKRSRLWSHEDINNVLKKNKGTDSIQGMVMELTKLQVAHWKPEAFTNLSQLGLLHIRNVDLPKGLTCLSSSLRLLEWTGYPLRSLPKKFEADELIELNLCHSNIKQLWKGTKNFDKLKFIKLCHSQNMVETPDLAGVQNLETLDLEGCSRLVRVHQSLGFLKKLIVLNLKDCKSLKSLPSRIEMESLETLILSNCSKVEKIPEFVGNMERLLVLCLDETAIEELPVSIERLTGLVTLNLSNCRNLVCLPSTINKLKSVENLNLSGCLKLGKHQVNVGEMDCFEETGVNSGSAIEMSSTHDRRKYVRGSIFHGCKVVCRSLNKLLPSGLVQKVNTEPKSFRLPISRKVNTEPTSFRLPISGLCNLTQLNLSNCNLGDGAFANEFGYFPSLVTLNLSGNNFVRLPSGIGLLSKLENFNLENCRRLQELSDLPSNSILDLRADGCTSLKYLFDASNLNRLNKSYFNFINCFNLNGNQGCNNIAFEMLKTFMYQGICNKRETFQIVIPGSNIHAWFSHQSVGCSLSVSLPVHWNNSRFLGFALCAVFVLRKHHLVDELYIDEFKTFNATHHLVCCLKLDGRKLEVYGRQPAFRFSEEFCQVESDHQWLFYVSRDKYFGTEWWHNSCSQLEFLFETRGPGLWVKECGVRLIYEQEVQELNQTTTQSSSRMSPYEDILIGFDIPVAGETSGTGSRTCTLEEL from the exons ATGTCCGCAGCTTGGTGGGGAGGTGCGTTTTATAGGGATCCATGGCATGCGGGGCATAG AGAAATGTCTAAAAACAATGGCCTAGTTTCTCAACAAGAAAAACTTCTTTCCAAAATCCTGATGGCAAAAGTTGAAAATATAGAGGAGGAATACACAGGAGCTGCTATGATAGAAAGGCGGTTGTGTAGAATAAAGGTGCTTGTTGTTATTGATGATGTGGATCAGTTGActcaattagaaaaattggctGGAAGTCGCAACTGGTTTGGTCCAGGGAGTAGAATTATCATAACCACCACAGATGTTCAGTTGTTAAACGCACATGATGTTGATGCTACATACAAGGCTAACGGGTTAAACTGTGATGAAGCGCTTCAACTTTTGAGTTTGAAGGCTTTTAAGAAATGTCCCCCACCAGAAGATTATTTGCATCTGTGCTACCATATTATAGGGTATGCTAAGGGGCTTCCGTTGGCTCTCGTGGTTTTAGGTTCTTTTCTATTTGGTAGAAGCGCTGATGAATGGGCAAGTGCAATAGATAGGCTAAAGAGCACACCAGATAAACGCATTATTGAGGTGCTTCGGATAAGTTTTGATGGACTGGATGAGAAAGACAGAGAAATATTCCTACATATTGCTTGCTTTTACAAGGGGAAGGATAAGGATCGTGTGACACAAATACTAGACTATTGCCAGCTAAACCCTGTCATTGGTTTGAGTGTTCTTGCTGATAGATCTCTCATAACTATCTCCAACAACGAACTGTTGATGCATGATTTGCTACAAGAATTGGGATGGGAAATTGTTCGTGAACAGTCTCCTAAAGAGCCAGGCAAACGTAGTAGATTATGGTCTCATGAAGACATCAACAATGTGCTGAAGAAAAATAAG GGAACAGATTCAATCCAAGGCATGGTAATGGAGTTGACTAAATTACAAGTGGCTCATTGGAAGCCAGAAGCCTTTACAAATTTGTCTCAACTTGGTCTTCTCCATATTCGTAATGTGGACCTTCCCAAAGGCCTCACTTGTCTTTCTAGTTCCTTGAGACTCCTCGAATGGACTGGGTATCCCTTAAGATCTCTCCCAAAAAAATTTGAAGCAGATGAACTTATTGAACTTAACTTGTGCCACAGCAACATTAAACAGCTTTGGAAGGGAACAAAG AATTTTGACAAGTTGAAGTTCATCAAACTCTGCCATTCTCAAAACATGGTGGAGACCCCAGACCTCGCAGGTGTTCAGAATCTTGAGACTTTAGATCTTGAAGGATGTTCTCGTTTGGTAAGAGTCCATCAATCCCTTGGATTTCTCAAAAAGCTTATTGTCCTGAATCTTAAAGACTGCAAAAGTCTCAAGAGTCTGCCAAGTAGAATTGAAATGGAATCTCTTGAAACATTAATTCTTTCTAACTGCTCAAAAGTTGAGAAGATTCCTGAGTTTGTTGGAAATATGGAACGTTTGTTGGTGCTTTGTCTTGATGAGACTGCCATTGAGGAACTGCCTGTTTCAATTGAACGGCTGACTGGCCTTGTGACATTGAATCTAAGCAACTGCAGAAATCTTGTTTGTCTTCCAAGCACCATCAATAAATTGAAGTCTGTTGAAAATCTTAATCTTTCTGGATGCTTGAAACTCGGAAAACATCAGGTAAATGTGGGGGAGATGGACTGTTTTGAGGAAACTGGTGTGAATAGTGGGTCTGCAATAGAAATGTCATCTACCCATGATCGCAGAAAATATGTGAGAGGTTCAATCTTTCATGGATGCAAAGTAGTTTGTCGATCTTTAAATAAGCTCTTGCCTTCTGGATTGGTGCAAAAAGTGAATACAGAGCCAAAGAGTTTCCGCTTGCCTATATCACGAAAAGTGAATACAGAGCCAACGAGTTTCCGCTTGCCTATTTCTGGTCTGTGTAATTTAACACAGCTGAACCTGAGTAATTGCAATCTTGGTGACGGAGCATTTGCCAACGAATTTGGTTACTTTCCCTCTTTGGTGACCTTGAATCTAAGTGGAAACAATTTTGTTCGCCTTCCTTCAGGCATTGGATTGCTTTCTAAGCTTGAGAACTTTAACTTGGAGAACTGCAGGAGACTTCAAGAGTTGTCAGACCTTCCATCAAATAGTATACTAGATTTAAGGGCAGATGGTTGTACTTCACTGAAATACTTGTTTGATGCATCAAATTTGAACAGATTAAACAAATcatatttcaatttcatcaattgcttcaatctaaatggcaatcaaggatgcaaTAACATAGCATTTGAAATGCTGAAGACATTCATGTATCAG GGAATCTGTAATAAGAGGGAAACGTTTCAAATTGTAATTCCTGGAAGTAATATTCATGCGTGGTTCAGCCATCAGAGTGTTGGCTGTTCATTAAGTGTATCTCTACCTGTACATTGGAATAACAGTCGGTTTTTGGGATTTGCTTTGTGTGCTGTTTTTGTACTCCGTAAGCACCATCTGGTGGATGAGCTTTATATAGATGAATTCAAGACTTTTAATGCAACACATCATCTTGTATGTTGCCTGAAGCTCGATGGAAGAAAATTGGAAGTATATGGCAGACAGCCTGCATTTCGCTTTAGTGAAGAATTTTGCCAGGTTGAATCAGATCACCAGTGGCTATTCTATGTATCTCGTGATAAATACTTTGGTACAGAGTGGTGGCATAACAGTTGCAGTCAGCTTGAGTTCTTATTTGAAACAAGAGGGCCGGGTCTGTGGGTGAAGGAGTGTGGAGTCCGTCTGATATATGAGCAAGAAGTGCAAGAGTTGAACCAAACAACCACTCAATCAAGCAGTAGGATGTCTCCTTATGAGGATATATTGATTGGTTTTGACATTCCAGTTGCAGGGGAAACCAGTGGCACTGGTAGCAGAACTTGCACGCTTGAAGAATTGTAG